In Halobaculum limi, one DNA window encodes the following:
- a CDS encoding DUF2110 family protein — translation MVVIATKCYVEGEARDRALDGMTSLIGNDLGDLDVEFEVGVRHDDFISVTVSGPDETVARNVLREEYGEVTDHFTDGETYTGTLEGWDDDGFVLDAGTEIRIPADGLGLGAGSPTQVRDRFGIVQHMPLQFVYDAENGHELADAERDRLYDWTRGQGRVNVNSATRAEVRATVNRAGHANDIVTVERIGLLEQSIICRENTDPPGLLASIGGYLPSELKAVIP, via the coding sequence ATGGTCGTTATCGCGACTAAGTGCTACGTCGAGGGTGAGGCCCGCGACCGCGCACTCGACGGGATGACTTCGCTCATCGGTAACGATCTGGGCGACCTCGACGTGGAGTTCGAGGTGGGCGTCCGCCACGACGACTTCATCTCGGTGACGGTGTCGGGCCCCGACGAGACGGTCGCCCGCAACGTCCTCCGCGAGGAGTACGGCGAGGTGACCGACCACTTCACCGACGGCGAGACGTACACCGGCACGCTGGAGGGGTGGGACGACGACGGCTTCGTCCTCGACGCGGGCACGGAGATCCGGATCCCCGCCGACGGCCTCGGCCTCGGTGCCGGGTCGCCGACGCAGGTGCGCGACCGCTTCGGCATCGTCCAGCACATGCCGCTCCAGTTCGTCTACGACGCAGAGAACGGTCACGAACTCGCCGACGCCGAGCGTGACCGCCTGTACGACTGGACGCGCGGACAGGGCCGCGTCAACGTCAACTCCGCCACTCGCGCGGAGGTGCGTGCGACCGTGAACCGGGCAGGTCACGCGAACGACATCGTGACCGTCGAGCGCATCGGGTTGCTCGAACAGAGCATCATCTGCCGGGAGAACACCGACCCGCCGGGACTGCTCGCGTCCATCGGCGGCTACCTACCCTCCGAACTGAAAGCGGTCATCCCGTAG
- a CDS encoding HAD-IIB family hydrolase — translation MTSDAAASLAVPTDADLPPLALDIDGTLTTPDHTVDPRVFDVLPDWPAPIVLATGKSFPYPIALCHFIGIPERVVAENGGVVCVDERVRLTGDADRVAAATDAFLEAGGDLCWGEADTVNRWRETEVAASRDADADLLRAVAEEFDLSFIDTGYAYHLTDPAVSKGAALREAAAVLDREASEFVAVGDSMNDASTFEVAREGYAVANADETAREAADVVLDEGYMDGTLTALQRVIEQADR, via the coding sequence ATGACGAGCGACGCCGCCGCGAGTCTCGCGGTGCCGACGGACGCCGACCTCCCGCCGTTGGCGTTGGATATCGACGGGACGTTGACGACGCCCGACCACACCGTCGACCCGCGGGTGTTCGACGTGTTGCCCGACTGGCCTGCACCGATCGTGTTGGCGACGGGCAAGTCGTTCCCGTACCCCATCGCGCTGTGTCACTTCATCGGCATTCCGGAGCGTGTCGTCGCGGAGAACGGCGGCGTCGTCTGCGTCGACGAGCGGGTTCGGCTGACGGGCGACGCCGACCGCGTGGCCGCCGCGACCGACGCATTCCTCGAGGCCGGCGGCGACCTCTGCTGGGGCGAGGCCGACACGGTCAACCGCTGGCGCGAGACGGAGGTGGCCGCCAGTCGCGACGCCGACGCCGACCTGTTGCGCGCGGTCGCCGAGGAGTTCGACCTGTCGTTCATCGACACCGGCTACGCCTACCACCTCACCGACCCCGCCGTGAGCAAGGGCGCGGCGTTGCGGGAGGCAGCGGCGGTCCTCGACCGGGAGGCGAGCGAGTTCGTCGCCGTTGGCGATTCGATGAACGACGCCTCGACGTTCGAGGTCGCACGCGAGGGATACGCAGTCGCCAACGCCGACGAGACGGCGCGGGAGGCGGCCGACGTCGTCCTCGACGAGGGGTATATGGACGGCACGCTGACGGCGCTTCAGCGCGTAATCGAACAAGCAGACCGCTGA
- a CDS encoding transcription factor: MAFEDLLADPVIQKYLHELVGPTGMPVAAAPPDGEVTDEELAEDMGLELNDVRRALFILYENDLASYRRVRDEDSGWLTYLWTFHYENIPENLEEEMHRLLEGLEKRREYESDHQFYLCEIDSIRFEFEEAMEFGFECPECGSPLESMENSRLVEAMEWRIDELRDELNVDIEAEAEA; the protein is encoded by the coding sequence ATGGCTTTTGAGGATCTCTTGGCCGACCCTGTCATCCAGAAGTACCTCCACGAACTCGTCGGCCCGACGGGGATGCCCGTCGCGGCGGCCCCGCCGGACGGCGAGGTCACCGACGAGGAACTCGCCGAGGACATGGGACTGGAACTGAACGACGTGCGCCGGGCGCTGTTCATCCTGTACGAGAACGACCTGGCCTCCTACCGGCGCGTCCGCGACGAGGACTCCGGGTGGCTCACCTACCTGTGGACGTTCCACTACGAGAACATCCCCGAGAACTTGGAAGAGGAGATGCACCGCCTGCTGGAGGGGTTGGAGAAGCGCCGCGAGTACGAGTCCGACCACCAGTTTTACCTCTGTGAGATCGACTCCATCCGCTTCGAGTTCGAGGAGGCGATGGAGTTCGGCTTCGAGTGCCCCGAGTGCGGGTCGCCGCTGGAGTCGATGGAGAACTCCCGCCTCGTCGAGGCGATGGAGTGGCGCATCGACGAGTTGCGCGACGAACTCAACGTCGACATCGAAGCCGAGGCGGAAGCGTAG
- a CDS encoding DUF5803 family protein: MTRRRRLLAVAGLAVMLSLSGCLGILGGGSVSDERLDATPPGGAYDWNASVDADRDAHITIYENASFAAIYAVDGNEIELYRRDGLGGRNPLDVRAIRYRYPNGTVITGTELRERGAIEQTRDVVRITFPGEGDVEGDRIAVTAGSTPKRFALPTYVKGSYEVVLPPNRRVSLPVFGDTSPGGATTSVDDADRLHVVWDDVQTNSVVVQFYLPQDVQIFGAVFAVFTVVGLGGLYYYRRQIEALREQREDLGLDVDTDTDDLDDDDPPPGMR, translated from the coding sequence ATGACACGACGGAGACGACTCCTCGCGGTCGCCGGCCTCGCCGTGATGCTCTCGCTGTCCGGGTGCCTCGGCATCCTCGGCGGCGGCTCTGTGTCCGACGAGCGACTCGACGCCACGCCACCGGGCGGCGCGTACGACTGGAACGCTAGCGTCGACGCCGACCGCGACGCGCACATCACCATCTACGAGAACGCCTCGTTCGCCGCTATCTACGCGGTCGACGGGAACGAGATCGAACTGTACCGCCGCGACGGCCTCGGTGGGCGCAACCCCCTCGACGTGCGTGCGATCCGGTATCGCTACCCCAACGGGACCGTCATCACGGGGACCGAACTCCGCGAACGCGGTGCGATCGAGCAGACGCGCGACGTGGTCCGTATCACCTTCCCCGGCGAGGGCGATGTTGAGGGCGACCGCATCGCGGTCACGGCCGGGTCGACGCCAAAGCGGTTCGCGCTCCCGACGTACGTGAAAGGCTCCTACGAGGTGGTGTTGCCGCCGAATCGTAGGGTGTCGCTGCCGGTGTTCGGCGACACCAGTCCGGGCGGTGCGACCACGTCCGTCGACGACGCGGACCGCCTCCACGTCGTCTGGGACGACGTGCAGACCAACTCGGTCGTCGTGCAGTTCTACCTCCCGCAGGACGTGCAGATATTCGGCGCAGTGTTCGCTGTGTTCACCGTCGTCGGTCTCGGCGGCCTCTACTACTACCGCCGCCAGATCGAGGCGCTGCGCGAACAGCGTGAAGACCTGGGTCTCGACGTGGACACCGACACCGACGACCTCGACGACGACGACCCACCGCCGGGAATGCGCTGA
- the cutA gene encoding divalent-cation tolerance protein CutA yields MATLYVTAPPSAATDLAATLVEERLAACVNRVPCRSTYRWDGEVVENDPEELLFVKTSEDRVEETEARIEALHPYDTPCIERFEENAVSDAFGEWVAASTTPE; encoded by the coding sequence GTGGCGACGCTGTACGTCACCGCGCCGCCGTCGGCCGCCACCGATCTGGCGGCGACGCTCGTAGAGGAGCGACTCGCCGCGTGCGTCAACCGTGTCCCCTGCCGGTCGACGTATCGCTGGGATGGTGAGGTCGTGGAGAACGACCCCGAGGAACTGTTGTTCGTGAAGACGAGCGAGGACCGCGTCGAAGAGACAGAAGCACGGATCGAAGCGCTGCACCCGTACGACACGCCGTGTATCGAGCGGTTCGAGGAGAACGCTGTCAGCGACGCGTTCGGTGAGTGGGTCGCGGCGTCGACGACGCCCGAGTAG